From a single Rutidosis leptorrhynchoides isolate AG116_Rl617_1_P2 chromosome 5, CSIRO_AGI_Rlap_v1, whole genome shotgun sequence genomic region:
- the LOC139847668 gene encoding 5'-3' exoribonuclease 3-like codes for MGVPAFYRWLAEKYPLVIVDVIEEEAVEINGIKIPVDTTKPNPNQIEYDNLYLDMNGIIHPCFHPEDRPSPTSFNEVFQCMFDYIDRLFVMVRPRKLLYMAIDGVAPRAKMNQQRSRRFRAAKDATDAAAEEERLREEFEREGRKLPPKQESQTFDSNVITPGTEFMAVLSVALQYYVHQRLNNDPGWKPIKVILSDANVPGEGEHKIMSYIRLQRNLPGFDPNTRHCLYGLDADLIMLALATHEVHFSILREVVFTPGQQDKCFICGQVGHLAAACEGKAKRKAGEFDEKGDAEAVPKKPYQFLNIWTLREYLEYEMRIPNPPSKIDFERIVDDFIFICFFVGNDFLPHMPTLEIREGAINLLLAVYKKEFRSLNGYLTDGKKPDLSKVEHFIQAVGSYEDKIFQKRSRLHQRQAERVKRDKAQAKSKAIIRGDDAGPQMEPESLVSVGRFQGSRLASGPTPSPYQQGKGQGESSRFRPQKVARLSSSGSTIGAAIVEAETSLLENDNELDNKEELKTRLKGILRDKSDAFNSDQPEEDKIKLGVPGWKERYYEEKFGAKSPEELEEIRRDVVHKYTEGLCWVMHYYYEGVCSWQWFYPYHYAPFASDLKDLGELDISFELGSPFKPFNQLMGVFPAASAHALPEHYRKLMMDPNSPIIDFYPTDFEVDMNGKRFAWQGIAKLPFIDEGRLLEEIKKVEHTLTEEEAKRNSQMCDMIFVALSHTLSPYIFSLNDRCKQLSSEERVQVKDKIDPLASGGMNGYLSLCAGDPCSPIFTSPVYGMDDIMNNQVICAIYSLPEYHTHISRPPAGVKLPKKTVTVDDLQPEPALWHEDNPRKPWENERNGNNRSYNNNNIPKGAISGRRLGDAAHRLVNNSLQVKTDRNRNGDHHHHHQSHGPPLPFSPYQNSLLLPYNQPTSVYPSHNYDPNPNYVQPYYASTTSYNNSSRYDHPQTLLHGYQQDQYGYTPQRGPHNPFYPPQQRGGYTHSGGYYYAYNHNHNHNHNNNSVINNQQHSAGWAPRGNNGGGGGGSGGRDQHRLQQGGGNQVSVLNRDGAGRRPYRR; via the exons ATGGGTGTTCCGGCGTTTTACCGGTGGCTAGCGGAAAAGTATCCATTGgtgattgttgatgttattgaagaAGAAGCCGTTGAAATTAACGGCATTAAAATCCCTGTTGATActactaaacctaaccctaatcaaATTGAGTATGACAATCTATACCTTGATATGAACGGAATCATTCACCCCTGTTTTCACCCTGAAGACCGG CCCTCTCCAACCTCTTTTAATGAGGTGTTTCAGTGTATGTTTGACTACATAGACCGGCTCTTTGTGATGGTGCGGCCACGGAAACTGCTTTATATGGCTATTG ATGGTGTTGCTCCAAGGGCAAAAATGAATCAGCAGCGCTCTAGGAGGTTTAGGGCAGCAAAAGATGCAACAGATGCG GCAGCCGAGGAGGAAAGGTTGAGGGAGGAATTTGAGAGGGAAGGCAGAAAGCTTCCTCCGAAACAAGAATCTCAAACTTTTGACTCTAATGTTATTACACCTGGGACTGAATTTATGGCAGTTTTGTCAGTTGCATTGCAATACTATGTTCACCAAAGATTAAACAATGATCCTGGATGGAAACCCATAAag GTTATCCTTTCTGATGCGAATGTACCTGGTGAAGGGGAACATAAGATAATGTCGTATATTCGTCTTCAAAGGAATCTTCCTGGTTTTGATCCAAACACCCGACATTGCTTATACGGTTTG GATGCAGATCTAATCATGTTGGCTTTGGCTACCCATGAAGTTCATTTTTCAATACTCAGAGAG GTTGTGTTTACACCTGGACAACAAGACAAGTGTTTTATATGTGGCCAAGTGGGTCATTTAGCAGCTGCTTGTGAAGGAAAAGCGAAGAGAAAGGCAGGGGAATTTGATGAAAAAGGAGATGCTGAAGCTGTACCTAAGAAGCCGTACCAG TTTCTCAACATTTGGACTCTTAGGGAGTACCTGGAATATGAGATGCGAATTCCTAATCCTCCATCCAAGATCGATTTTGAGCGAATAGTCGATGATTTTATCTTCATTTGTTTCTTTGTTGGGAACGACTTTCTGCCGCATATGCCCACTCTCGAAATTCGTGAG GGTGCGATAAATTTACTTTTAGCTGTGTATAAAAAGGAGTTTAGGTCGTTAAATGGTTATTTGACTGATGGAAAAAAG CCAGACCTTAGCAAAGTGGAGCACTTTATTCAGGCTGTGGGATCGTACGAAGACAAGATTTTTCAGAAAAGATCTCGATTACATCAG AGACAAGCTGAAAGGGTAAAACGTGACAAAGCTCAAGCAAAGTCTAAAGCAATAATAAGAGGAGATGATGCGGGACCACAAATGGAACCTGAATCGTTAGTTTCAGTTGGGCGGTTTCAGGGGTCGCGTCTTGCTTCTGGGCCTACACCATCACCATATCAGCAGGGTAAGGGTCAGGGTGAATCAAGCCGTTTCCGACCACAAAAGGTTGCACGTTTGTCTTCTTCCGGGTCAACTATAGGTGCAGCCATCGTTGAAGCTGAGACTAGTCTTCTTGAAAATGATAAT GAACTTGACAACAAAGAAGAACTGAAAACAAGACTGAAGGGTATACTTCGTGATAAATCCGATGCTTTTAATTCTGATCAGCCTGAGGAGGATAAG ATAAAATTGGGAGTTCCTGGGTGGAAAGAGAGGTACTATGAAGAGAAGTTCGGCGCAAAATCTCCTGAAGAGCTCGAGGAAATACGGAGAGACGTC GTTCATAAATATACAGAAGGCTTATGTTGGGTGATGCACTATTACTATGAAGGTGTCTGTTCTTGGCAGTG GTTTTATCCATACCATTATGCACCATTTGCATCTGATCTTAAGGATCTTGGAGAGTTAGATATCAGTTTTGAACTCGGTTCACCGTTTAAACCATTTAATCAGCTTATGGGAGTGTTTCCTGCTGCAAG TGCGCATGCTCTTCCTGAGCATTACAGAAAATTAATGATGGATCCGAATTCACCTATTATTGATTTTTATCCAACAG ATTTTGAAGTTGATATGAATGGCAAGCGTTTCGCATGGCAG GGGATAGCAAAGTTGCCTTTTATTGATGAAGGCCGTCTTCTTGAAGAAATAAAAAAAGTTGAACATACTTTAACG GAAGAAGAGGCTAAGAGAAATAGCCAAATGTGTGATATGATTTTTGTGGCATTATCACACACACTATCTCCCTACATATTCTCGCTAAATGACCGTTGCAAGCAATTGTCGTCTGAGGAACGAGTTCAAGTCAAAGACAAAATTGACCCCCTTGCAAG TGGCGGGATGAATGGATATCTATCCCTTTGTGCCGGAGATCCTTGTTCTCCGATATTCACCTCACCTGTTTACGGGATGGATGATATCATGAACAATCAAGTCAT ATGTGCTATATACAGTCTTCCGGAATATCATACCCATATATCTCGACCACCTGCAGGGGTCAAACTGCCAAAAAAG acTGTGACGGTTGATGATTTGCAACCAGAGCCTGCTTTATGGCATGAAGATAATCCAAGAAAGCCATGGGAGAACGAAAG GAATGGGAACAAcagaagttataataataataatatacctaaAGGAGCTATTTCTGGCCGACGTCTTGGAGATGCTGCACATCGACTTGTCAACAATAGCTTACAAGTAAAAACCGATAGAAATAGAAatggtgatcatcatcatcatcatcaatcacatGGCCCACCCCTTCCCTTCTCGCCTTACCAAAATAGTCTACTGCTACCCTATAATCAACCTACATCTGTTTACCCTTCTCATAACTATGATCCAAATCCAAATTATGTGCAACCTTATTATGCTTCAACTACCAGTTACAACAACAGTAGTAGGTATGACCATCCTCAGACATTACTACATGGATACCAACAGGATCAATATGGATACACTCCTCAACGTGGACCCCACAATCCGTTTTACCCACCACAGCAGCGCGGCGGTTACACTCATAGTGGGGGATATTATTATGCatacaatcataatcataatcataatcataataataatagtgtcaTCAATAATCAGCAACATAGTGCAGGCTGGGCCCCTCGTGGGaataatggtggtggtggtggtggtagcggCGGCAGAGACCAACACCGCCTGCAACAAGGTGGAGGTAACCAAGTCTCAGTGTTGAATAGAGACGGAGCAGGTAGAAGGCCTTACCGACGCTAG